From the Cyanobacteriota bacterium genome, the window ACCCGCTATCGTGCAATTGGATCCCTATCCCCTACTGTTCCACGCTAAGGATCATGCCTCAGAAGTAGTAGCTGATACACCAGCTAACCGTCGCAAGGGCTGGCATCGCATTAGCCTATTTGCCTTTTATTTTCGCCCCAGCGTTTTGGATACTCTGGATCTAGGACAAACGGTACTCAACGCCCTAAAGGCTGTCGATCGCTCCCGCAAAGCCTACTTTGGCCTTTATCCCTTCCGCTGGCAACCCAACTGGCACTATGCATTCCAAGCCCTATGTGGGCACAGTCGTCCGTTTGTGGCCCCTGTGTTGCAGCAGTTGATTCTAAATCGGGCACCCCAGACTACCTTGGCATGGGTTGATCGGGTTGCTCAGTGGGAGTTTAACCACATCATTCCCTGTCACTTCATGGCTCCTATCCCTGCCAGTCCCCGACAGTTCCGCCAAGCCTTTGCCTTTTTGGATCCACAAGCAACTGGCGATCGGCTGCCCGATGCCGATGTGCAACTTCTACGAGAGTTAGAAGCAGGACTCGTTCAGCGCAAGATTTTGCCCCCAGTATAGAATAAGCCTGTATTTTGCAGAGTTGTTACCATGAGCACCATTGCCCCTACGCCTTTTTCTCCCGATGAGATTGCTGGTGAAGGCATTAAGCCTGACGAATATGAGGAAATTGTGCGTCGCCTGGGACGGCATCCCAACTGGGCTGAACTAGGTATGTTTGGGGTAATGTGGTCAGAACATTGCTGTTACAAAAACTCGCGCCCCTTGCTCAAACAGTTTCCTACCCAAGGAGAACGCATACTAGTTGGCCCTGGAGAAAATGCAGGCGTTGTGGACTTGGGTGATGGACTGCGCCTAGCCTTTAAGATTGAGTCTCATAATCACCCCTCAGCTATAGAACCTTTTCAGGGAGCAGCAACCGGTGTCGGCGGCATCTTGCGGGATATTTTTACCATGGGTGCCCGTCCTATTGCTATTCTCAATTCTCTACGGTTTGGCAGCTTAGACGATGCTCGTACCCGGCGGTTATTCACGGGTGTCGTGTCGGGAATTGCCCACTATGGCAACTGTGTAGGGGTGCCTACTGTTGGTGGTGAAATATACTTTGATCCAGCCTATGCCGCTAATCCCCTTGTGAATGTCATGGCGATCGGCCTCATGGAAACCCCCGAAATCGTAAAATCTGGGGCAGCAGGCATTGGCAACCCTGTGCTGTATGTCGGATCCACAACTGGACGAGATGGTATGGGTGGAGCTAGCTTTGCTAGTGCTGAATTGAGCGATGCCTCCGAGGACGATCGTCCTGCTGTGCAAGTAGGGGATCCCTTTCTAGAGAAATCCCTAATTGAAGCCTGCCTAGAAGCTTTTAAAACCGGAGCTGTTGTCGCCGCTCAAGACATGGGAGCCGCTGGCATCACTTGTTCCACGTCAGAAATGGCAGCACGGGGGGGTGTGGGTATTGAGTTTGACCTAGACAGGGTGCCCGTGCGGGAAACAGGCATGGTGCCCTACGAGTACCTGTTGTCAGAATCTCAAGAGCGGATGCTGTTGGTGGCCCAGCGGGGACGAGAGCAGGAACTGATCGATATTTTTCATCGCTGGGGGCTGCACGCCGTAGTAGCTGGAACCGTGATTGTCGAGCCAATCGTCCGCATCCTATTCCAGGGTAATGTAGCTGCTGAAATTCCTGCTACTGCCTTGGCTGACAATACCCCTATCTACCATCGGGAACTGCTGGCTGAGCCTCCTGCCTACATCCAGCAAGCCTGGACATGGACTCCAGCGCAACTTCCTGCCTGCGATC encodes:
- the purL gene encoding phosphoribosylformylglycinamidine synthase subunit PurL, giving the protein MSTIAPTPFSPDEIAGEGIKPDEYEEIVRRLGRHPNWAELGMFGVMWSEHCCYKNSRPLLKQFPTQGERILVGPGENAGVVDLGDGLRLAFKIESHNHPSAIEPFQGAATGVGGILRDIFTMGARPIAILNSLRFGSLDDARTRRLFTGVVSGIAHYGNCVGVPTVGGEIYFDPAYAANPLVNVMAIGLMETPEIVKSGAAGIGNPVLYVGSTTGRDGMGGASFASAELSDASEDDRPAVQVGDPFLEKSLIEACLEAFKTGAVVAAQDMGAAGITCSTSEMAARGGVGIEFDLDRVPVRETGMVPYEYLLSESQERMLLVAQRGREQELIDIFHRWGLHAVVAGTVIVEPIVRILFQGNVAAEIPATALADNTPIYHRELLAEPPAYIQQAWTWTPAQLPACDRQGIQLATGFRAWRDVLLELLATPTIASKRWVYRQYDHQVQNNTVLLPGDGDAAVIRLRPTTVPHPLPTTWKGLAATVDCNARYVYLDPYEGAKAAVAEAARNLSCVGADPLAVTDNLNFGSPERPVGYWQLAEACRGIADACRALHTPVTGGNVSLYNETLDSDGNPQAIYPTPVIGMVGLIPDITKVVGQGWRSANDLIYLLGLPITSLAASEYLAVIHHTVAGKPLTVDCDRERLVQTACREGIRQGWVHSAHDCAEGGIAVALAECCISSGLGAICSLSGSRWDEVLFGEGGARILVSVSPADVPAWEAYLEAQLPGDWQRCGLVTGDTLCLQTIAGESLLEVAIADMTDRWRYSIDRALTPSRSL